From the genome of Legionella beliardensis:
AAAGACGCGTCCTGCAGTCATTATATCACCGGATTCAATGAATTTAAGTCGGTTAAAAACGGTTATTATTGCACCCATGACCAGTACGATTAAAGAGAATTTCCCAACCAGGGTTATGACGCTATTTAAAGATAAGCAAGGGCAGATAGCACTCGATCAATTAAGAGCAATAGATCGCTCACGTATTATCCAAAAATTAGGAGTTATTGAAAAAAAAGCGCAAATAAGTGTATTAACTATTTTAGCGATTTTATTTCAAAAATAGGTACGTTTACTAACAACAGACCGTCGGTTTTGCTATAACTTAAGTGCCACATCGCTGGATACCGCGGTCAAGCCGCGGTAATTCGTTTTTCTCTCTCTGACTTCTTTGTATTCTATTTTCTCTTTGGCTTCTTTTCACTCTATCGAAATACCGTGGCTTGACCACTGTATCCAGTCTGATTTACATATTAAAAGCCTGATTAGATGGAACTTCTAAATGCTTTGAACGCACACATTCAATCATCTCGCTAGTACGTTTTAGGATTTGATCTGCGAGGTAGCCAGGTTGATTATTAATAGTTCCCATCGCTTTAGCAAATGATGTGTAATGATTCTGATTAAGTGATAATTCGCCTGCAAAAACAGTTTTTACCACATCATAGACGCCTTTATGCTGCGTTTTGGCATTTTCTAATAGTTGCGGGTTCATTTCCTTTAATGATGCAATAGCTGCCTTCAATACATTATATATAGCTTGCGGTTTAGGGCCTGGCGCGACTTTTATTTTTTGCCATGGCAGTGGTTCAAGCATAGCCTTTTCAATCAAAGCAAAAAATAAAAGTGAAAAATTATCAATTCTTCCTCGCGGTTGTGGCCCGGTTTCAAAACCTAATGCATAAATAAGATTTTGAATATCTTCCAGCAAGTGATCACGCTCTTTTTTTTCTAACTCTGTAAGGCTTACGGTGGAAGCTTGCGGGTTTCTGGTAGCATTTAATTGGCTCTCTCTAGCCCTTTGCTCTCTTTCTCGCTGCTGACGCAACGCTGCAGCTGACTGCCTGTCTCGTTGCTGCATCTCACGTTCCTGCATTGCTCTTGCTAGAGCGGCATCATTTGCAACCTGTTGATTGTTGCCGTGCTGATGTGAGCTAGTAGTAGAATTCGCTGTTTTAATAGTTTCAGGCTCGCTACTTTCTCTCTGATATTGTTGGTTGCGCACATTTGCATTGACTTTCAAATAATCTTCAACGGCTGACGCAATATTGTATGCTTTTGCATACCCTGTAATAGGTTCTCTATTTAAGGGACATAGTAAAGTTTGACCCTTGTTTGCTGCTTCTTGCAATAATCTGACAATAATTTCTTTTTCATAAACTCTTCCAGTTGGAAAAACCGTGACTGGCTGTAAAAAAATTAATTGGGTTATAGGGCAAATTAGATGCTCGGGTATTGTTAAAGGTTGGGGTGCTTCAATGTTACTCATTTCATGTTTACTAATCATAGATTCTCCTTAAATTTATTATTATTTGCTGATTAATCAGTTGCTGTTTCTTAGTATCTTAGTAAACATTAATAGGCTGGTTTTTGTTAACTCGTAGGGGCAGTTTTATTACCTATAAAAAAATTTAGGCATAATATAGAAGGAAATTTATTAGGTATAGTTATTTATGAAAAATTTTCTTATTTAATTGATTTTAAATTAGAAATTGAGGGCACGTGGGCATAAGCGAGTGGCTGAGTAACTTACTAAGAATTAGGAAGCTACTCAGTCAGGCATTTCTTATAGATTGCTAAAATCACATGATAGTGCAGGGATTTTCAATGTTCTCTTTCGAGTGCTCAATCTCTTTCACAGCAGTAAATAAGGTTTTAGGCGCTCCCTGGACTGTGGTTGATTTTCTCCACCAGTCGGAACTAGAATATGTTCCAGGGCTTGTAATTAAACTGCGCCTTAATGCAAGGTTTTCAAAGATAAGCGTGGCACATTCCTTCATCGCTTTTTCATTCATACCCAACGTACCTTTACTAGCTTCCATTATAATTCGTAAGGTTAATTCCAAAGGGAAAAAAGTACTAGCTGAAAAAACTGACAGGTTATCCGGATTAACTCTATAATAAATTTGCGCAAATACGATGCAGGCATTAACAAAAGCAGCTTGAGATTGTTGAGTTTTTTTACGTCTATTAATTTTCGTAGCATCACTTAATAAGGGATTCGTTCCACCAGGCGGATTAAAGGAAAGTAGGTTAGGGTTCTTTCTGATAGCATCTAATATCTTTTGCTGTGTTTTTGATTCAAGATCAAAATTATCTACGAAGGTAAACCCATAAAGAGAGCATTGATTAGGATCTGAAAATAAAGGAATTAGTTCGGATACATGCCCATCCGCTAAATTACAAAAGTTCATACTTAAAGAGTTTAGGGTTAAATTATTTCTAATAAGTTTTTTGATAGCATTCATGTCCTCTACCCAGACGGAGTTAGAGTCCAGGATTAACTTTTTGATAGAGCAGTTTGATGTACGTAATCCTGTGACTAGGCTATCTAAACCATTCGAGCTAATTCCTATTGAATTAAGGTACAGTACTGTTAAATTTTTTAATAAGGGTAGTTCATTCACTAAATACTGAATGCCGTCGTCACCAAGATTATTACTACTTAAATTCAATACCTCAATTGCACAATGATGAGTTAAGGCAGGCAATAAATCCTTCGTGGCTTTTCCGGTAAAACCGCATTGATTAAGTGTTAATTCTTTTAAAGGATGTTGATTTAAGAAAGTTGCAAGTTTTTTAACGCCGTCATCGCCTAATTGGATGTAATTTATAGTAAGTGCTCTAAGCGATTTAGATTCCATCAATCCATCAACAAAGGTTAGAGGCGCAAGATTTAATGAGCTTATTTTTCCTTGTAAGTAAATCGATTCTAGGCTCTTATTATTCATTAACAGCGCGCCTAAATGATTCATAGATGCTAGGTCATCACAATAAAAATAAAAATCAAGGTGTTTAATCTGCGCATTGCCGTTTAGGCATTCTAGAAATCCCATTACTTCTGGCCCGCTTAAGGATAAATTTTGGAGATTAATGGTGACCGTTTCTAAAGTGGGAATGTTTTTTAACGCCTGGCCAATTGCTTGGGCACCGGCTTCAGTCCATTGAAGCTTACAAGAGCTACCACGGTCTATTACTTTAAATTCTTTTAAAGTAGTATTTGTTTCTAGGGCTTGTGCAAGAAGCAATAAATCAGCATCGTAATACTGGTAAATAAAGTGCCCGGCATAATGGGGATCAGGTATAGGATTTACGGCGATATGAGTGAGTGATAAGCTAGTAAGGTTATCATCATTTGCTAAACGCTTAATAACCTCAGGTAAAGTTTCAATTTTAGATTGCATTAGAAATTCTCAAAAAATGATTTAATTGGCCGCAGATTATACAATGCTTATTCTTAACATTTTCTTAATAGAGATTAAAATCTTCATTTTGCTTAATTAACTATATAAATTGGCCAAAAAATGAATTTTTAATTATTAAATCTGGCTAGAGAACTAAGGAGTAATGGAACAGAAAAATGCGCTAAGTACTTGGCTCATCGCATTTAAAATAGTTAGCATTCAAGCGTGGTAACAGCTGATTGGAAAAAAAGGGTTCCTCTACGTTCCAAAATAGAATTGCAGCGCCTAAATAATCGTTTGAGAAAGAATAGAAATCAGAAAAACTGTATAAATTACCGGTGGATGGATTTTTATAGGTGTAATCAGGCTCTTGGATAGCGATAGCGGTCAATAGTTTACCTCTAAATTTATGAAAAAAAGGATAGCTATTTTTCATTTGCGAGTCTTTAAAAGGCACAACATCTGGACCACCTAAGCCAATGTGATGCTTGATAGCGAAAGCAAATAGCCTACTCATGTAATGGTGTTCATTATTCCATTCGCCAGGAAAGAAATTGACATACTGAATAACGCTACTCTTTTTAAAAGCCTTTTTTAAATAGCTTATATTATCAATGACTGAATAAAAATACTTATCAAAGGTGAAATCTTTAGGCAAATGGTTAGGATCAAAATCAGCGGATGTTTCTGGGAGATTTATACCGTCAATTTTTCCATCAAATTGCGCTGCTAATTTTTTTAGTAATAAATGAAAACGAGCCCTAACCGCAGGATCCCAGGTTCGGGCTACCCATCCTGTAGTAATAGGTAGTCCTTCGCCTGGAAAATCATGTTGCATTTCCACGCCACCGTGATATCTAGTTTCTGCGCGGATATAATCAGGCACATTAAATTCATCTGGAGTAAAAGAGCGGTCTTGTATTTGAATAAATAACTTTTTATGCGCTTGATTAAGAAACTTTAAATCATTTTCAATTTTTTCAAAGTCATAAATACCTTTTTTAGGCTCTAATTGTTTCCAAGAATAAATTATTTGAACGCCACTTACACAATTATTCGTAAGGACATGTTCATAGGCACTGGCATCATCTCCACCTAAAAACAAAAATAATTTTGGTAAACTAGCTTGTGCGCAAGTAAGGCTATTAAAAAATAATAGGGGCCCAAGAAGCCATGTCTTTTTAATGTTCATTAAATATCCTGGATTATAATTTGACTTTATCTAATCTAATGAATAAAGCGATACAAGATCTTCACTCGGCTCAACTTTTTTAGATACTTGCTGAGATGCAGTTTTAAAAAAGCGAATTGCAGCCCATACATCTTGAGAAGTAGGTAAATTGGCTTGAGCTGAATCTCTTATTATTCCTGTAGAGGCTAATCGATTGCTTGATGAGCTAGGCTCTTTTAATTCAATCTCATCTTCAGATGAATTAGGCGAAGCTTTAAGTTGTAATAACTGTCTATATTGGCCTTTTTCGAACAAGGTAATATCAGTTATATCTTGCTGAGATAACGGTAACTCTGGTTCGAGGGCACCTAAAACAGCCCAGCCAGCTACTTTCTTAGTTATTACCAGTGAACTAGGACTGGTTGCCTGTAAAAATTCTTTTCTTAATTTCTCGACTTTAGCTTCATTATTTTTACTCGGCACACAAGAGATACATTCGATAGGCATTTGCTTATCTTTATTTCTTAAGTTTGAGTCTGCGCCAGCGGCTATGAGTAAACTAGCCGATTTAAGCAACTGATTAGTATAGAGACTGCTTAATCTGTCTGCAGCTTCATGAAGTGGGGTATTGCCAGAATTGCTTTTTAGATTTGGGTTAGCATCTTGGGATAATAACAATTCAACCACTTCTGGGGATGAAACAGCATAAGTTAAAGCCGGTCTGTTGTTATCATCGACTGTGTTAGCATCCATACCTTGATCCAAATACCACCTAATTATATCAATCACCGCATTTTTCAAAACCTGATTCTCGTATACTTCTCCAAAAACGTTTGCTAAGTGCTCTTCTTGGGCAAGAAGGGACGCATATTTTACATAAAGAATAAATTTTTCCTGATTATTTTCTGCTTGATTCAATTCTACTTTTAATTTAGCTTGTGTTGATAAATGGCCAAACGCTTTTTTTTTCTGTTCTTTTAATCATTGTTTAAACCTATCAAATTTGTTTAAAAAATTTATTTTACATCATCACCGCAGTATAAAAGAAATTATTTATGATTTTTTTATGATCACTATGATATATTTCGCCCCTATTTAAAAAGAGTAATTATTATGCAAAATATACGTTATGAAACAGAGGCTTATCAAATTTGCTTACTCCAACTAGGTATACCGCCTGTGGGGTAAGGGGTAATTCGTTTGCACATTACGCGAACTGAGCAGGGCGCATAGATATCTTAATATGGTTTAAAGAACATGATCCTGAGCAATTATTAGAAAAAGACAGAATAAGAGAGCCGGTAGCTTTGATAGGTAATAATAAAGACGCCACCTTAAAAATGAAAAACCCAGAGAGCCTATGACGATGGATTTCTTTGGTTAAAAATATTCTAAATAATAGCGAAAAAGAAGAAAATGAGCTGGCAAATCAATCAACAGTAAATGGTGTTTAACTTTAGAGGCATTAATTAGGTCGTTGTGAATCTTTACGAAGTAAAGGTGATGGAATATAGTCAGGTACGTTTGTCAAAGCCCGACCTGGATTGCTTCGCGTCGCTCGCAAAGACGAACAAAAGGATTAAATCAAATGGCGACTTTAAAGCAACGCTGAATAGCGACTGCTCAAAATGACCTTGTAGCCTGGGTGAAACGCAGTGAAACCCGGGTTTCTGTCCTTTGGGCCTGCGCCTGAGCTACGTTTATTTAAATCACAACCGAAATACCGCGGCGTGTCTGCGGTATCCATTGAAGTGGCACGATGAGTATGGATACCGTAGACACGCCACGGTATTTCGGATTTAAGTTAGATAAAGCAAGTAGAGACTGTCTTAAAAAAACAAAAAACTTTTAATGCAATATTGAGGCTAAGTTGAGTAAAGTAATAACGTATAAAATCCTAGTAAAACCCTAGAAAAAGTAGCTTTTTCTAGGGTTACCCACTAAGTCTGATTATCACAATAATCAGACTTAACATTTAGGATTTAAGGATGGAAGGCTCTCTATGGAAGGCTCTCTTTTGTCAAACAAAGCCCCTTCCTTAATATGTAAGTTGATTTGTATTACTAAAATATTCATAGTGCCTTGCACTTCAGTAAGTAAGTAGCAATAATTTCAATTTTTTATATTCTTCTTCATTCTCAGAACGTGGCGAGACATTGAATCGGACTTAATAAATTAGATAACTTGTAGCTGAATGGTTTATCAAGTTAAAAGCTTGGCAAGTCCCCATGCTATTGTTAGTATATTTTTTTACTATTTGTTAAGTTAAAGGAATAACGATGCAGTATAAAAAAATATTCTCCTATTTTGTCATTCTTTTTTTTGTCTTTGTAAATACTGTATTTGGCAATACGAAGACAATAGCCAGCCCCATTTTAACAAAAATTCCTGGATTATCTTTTACAAGCTCTGTAGGACAACTAACTGTTACTAATTCATCAGGAAAAGACATTGCAGTGTCTACGATGTTACTGAGTTTTTCTCTCGATCAAGCAGGTATTGCTGGTTTATGGGGAGCACCTTGGTTAAATTGGCAACCTTACACCTCTAGCTATGCAAAAAAAGATTTAGCTTCTAGTGATTATCGGTTTGTTAATCAAGCTAATTTACCTAACAATCTATTCCAGGCAGGATCTTCTATTACTGTGCAATATTCGCCACAGCCTTGGAATAATCAAGCTGTGCCTGAGAATATTGAATTGTTTCACTTATCCTACACTTTAAGTCCCGTTGCCATTAATTCCTCTGTTAGCTATTCTGGGGGGGTTAATACACTAACCATTACTAATGCTTCAAATGCACCTATTAAACTAAAAGGCGCCCAACTTAAATTCAATTATGGAGGGCAAATTGGTCCTTCTATTTGGGGCGCACCTTGGGTGAATTGGACAGTAGGAAATTCTGGGCCTGATTATATTTTAAACGCTGGCACAGCCGCTCAAATTCCAGAAAATGGCATATTAACTGTCTCCTTTGCTGGTGATTCTAAGCCTATTACCAATATTTCATTATGGGTTCAAAGTGATGGTGATACCACCAGACAAGGCAGTATGAAAATAAATATACCGGCCGCTCCTGCAAATGTAACAGCAAATCCAAAAATTACACTAACTGGCCCTAGTTACCCGAATGGCCAACTTTACACAGGGAGTTGGGGACAGCCTCTAACGATAAATAATTTACAAGGAGGAAGTTATACTCTTTCAACACCCGATATTCAAATTCCGACACAAATTTATACTGCGAGCTTTTCGCCTAATCCAGTGATTGTCAGTGGCCCTAATCCGGTGAGTGTTACTCTTTCATATACTACTCAAAAATCGCTAGCTAAATTAAGCATAATGATGCCAGAGGCGCCTGAACTAGGTATTGCTGCACCTGTTATGACTGTACAAGGCCCAGATTTTCCAACAGCAACAAAATTTTCAACTAATTGGGGAAGTAGCTTACAAGTCTGTGCTAATGGTGCTAGCACTTGTTGTGGAATATCACCAGGAAATTATACGCTCTCTTTTTCTAATATCTATTCTTCAACAGACGCGTTTATGGCATCTGGTTTTTCTAATCCAGTTGTACTTAAAGCTAATCAGGATGTAAAGCTGCCAATTACCTATGTGCCTATTCCAAAGGGAAGTTTTTTAGTAACAATATCGATGAGCACGCAAGCTAAAAAAACAAAACAGCAAAATTTTATTGTATCCTTTACTAATTCTGTTGGGCATATTTTTACTAAAAATTTAGTCGGAGGCGCAAACTCTGTTTCACTTCCAAGCAACGATACTTATACTATTTCTGCGCCTAACTTAAATGGCAAAGTTGCAACGGTCACACCACCTAGTATTACCGTTACTCCTACAGGAGCACCTAATGTTTCTATTAAATATACGGATAGTGCGCCAGGTCATTTCGTTGTTTATTTTGGAGGTTGGCAAGGTGGTCTTTTTAATCTTAACACTAACTTACCTTCTAACGTAACCGCTGTTAATTTGTCTTTTGCTAATATTACTTCAAACTTGCAAATTGATACTGCCCCTTCTGGGTGGTTAACCAATATTCCTGCACCTAACGTTACTATGCAGCCAAGTTATGTTAATTGGACAGTATATAAATACAATCATCCTAGCACCAAAGTTCTCTTAGCGATTGGTGGAGCTACGTATTCAGCAATTTGGAATAATGTGCTTACTGCAGCTAATGCAGAGACGATTGCTCAGAACATTGCGAAAGTGATTAACACCACTTACCCGGTCTATAAAGGCAATATTTCCTATCCTAATGACTTAATAGGACAAGTAACTATTGACGGTGTTGATTTAGATGTCGAAACGGGTGGGCGTTTAAGTTCTGCTATTAGTAATAATATCGCTTTATTAACAACTCATTTGAAGAAGTATCTTAATCCTGGGAAGTTAATTACTTTTGCTGGGTTTTCTGTTGGAGCTGATCCGAATGATAGTCAGTGTACAGTACCTGAAAGTATACACTGCGGCGAAGATATTCCACTTTTACAAAGTACAGGCCACTTATTTGA
Proteins encoded in this window:
- a CDS encoding ankyrin repeat domain-containing protein is translated as MNQAENNQEKFILYVKYASLLAQEEHLANVFGEVYENQVLKNAVIDIIRWYLDQGMDANTVDDNNRPALTYAVSSPEVVELLLSQDANPNLKSNSGNTPLHEAADRLSSLYTNQLLKSASLLIAAGADSNLRNKDKQMPIECISCVPSKNNEAKVEKLRKEFLQATSPSSLVITKKVAGWAVLGALEPELPLSQQDITDITLFEKGQYRQLLQLKASPNSSEDEIELKEPSSSSNRLASTGIIRDSAQANLPTSQDVWAAIRFFKTASQQVSKKVEPSEDLVSLYSLD
- a CDS encoding type II toxin-antitoxin system PemK/MazF family toxin, which codes for MVKRFDVVLVNLDPTIGSEIKKTRPAVIISPDSMNLSRLKTVIIAPMTSTIKENFPTRVMTLFKDKQGQIALDQLRAIDRSRIIQKLGVIEKKAQISVLTILAILFQK
- a CDS encoding glycoside hydrolase family 18 protein; amino-acid sequence: MQYKKIFSYFVILFFVFVNTVFGNTKTIASPILTKIPGLSFTSSVGQLTVTNSSGKDIAVSTMLLSFSLDQAGIAGLWGAPWLNWQPYTSSYAKKDLASSDYRFVNQANLPNNLFQAGSSITVQYSPQPWNNQAVPENIELFHLSYTLSPVAINSSVSYSGGVNTLTITNASNAPIKLKGAQLKFNYGGQIGPSIWGAPWVNWTVGNSGPDYILNAGTAAQIPENGILTVSFAGDSKPITNISLWVQSDGDTTRQGSMKINIPAAPANVTANPKITLTGPSYPNGQLYTGSWGQPLTINNLQGGSYTLSTPDIQIPTQIYTASFSPNPVIVSGPNPVSVTLSYTTQKSLAKLSIMMPEAPELGIAAPVMTVQGPDFPTATKFSTNWGSSLQVCANGASTCCGISPGNYTLSFSNIYSSTDAFMASGFSNPVVLKANQDVKLPITYVPIPKGSFLVTISMSTQAKKTKQQNFIVSFTNSVGHIFTKNLVGGANSVSLPSNDTYTISAPNLNGKVATVTPPSITVTPTGAPNVSIKYTDSAPGHFVVYFGGWQGGLFNLNTNLPSNVTAVNLSFANITSNLQIDTAPSGWLTNIPAPNVTMQPSYVNWTVYKYNHPSTKVLLAIGGATYSAIWNNVLTAANAETIAQNIAKVINTTYPVYKGNISYPNDLIGQVTIDGVDLDVETGGRLSSAISNNIALLTTHLKKYLNPGKLITFAGFSVGADPNDSQCTVPESIHCGEDIPLLQSTGHLFDWVNVMAYDAGQKYATSLYQIAMANYAKYLPKSKLLLGLDIQLQWPGFSETAEQLAAKALWQKQNGYGGAMFWGVNVQNNPTQELEFITAISAALR
- a CDS encoding U-box domain-containing protein translates to MISKHEMSNIEAPQPLTIPEHLICPITQLIFLQPVTVFPTGRVYEKEIIVRLLQEAANKGQTLLCPLNREPITGYAKAYNIASAVEDYLKVNANVRNQQYQRESSEPETIKTANSTTSSHQHGNNQQVANDAALARAMQEREMQQRDRQSAAALRQQREREQRARESQLNATRNPQASTVSLTELEKKERDHLLEDIQNLIYALGFETGPQPRGRIDNFSLLFFALIEKAMLEPLPWQKIKVAPGPKPQAIYNVLKAAIASLKEMNPQLLENAKTQHKGVYDVVKTVFAGELSLNQNHYTSFAKAMGTINNQPGYLADQILKRTSEMIECVRSKHLEVPSNQAFNM